The DNA segment GCAGAGCCCTCTCTAAGCAAACACTCATTTCTCCACACTCTGGAGAACAGTTTTCTATTTTAAGTCCAGCCTCTGCATCTTTCTCCTGCGGCAAGGAGCGCGGGGGAGACAGACAAAGCAGGTTGGCAAGAAAAAGAGGAGGTGAGCAGGGGGGTACCCACCCAAATCCCCCAAACCCTGAGAATTTGAGGCTGCTCCGCAGCAGCCCAGGTGTTTGCTCCAGCTTTTAAAACCCCGTGCCAAGAAGAGACTCCCCGTTGTACACAAATCCCCTTCTGCAGATACATTTATAATTGAGTTTCACGCTTAGAAACATATAAGGAATAGAAAAAGAACAATCATTTCTGCCTCCATTTAATTAGGGAGTAATAGATTTCCCCACCTAACGTATCTACAGGGAATCTCGCCGTGATGATGCTGGATTACTCCAAGATTTACTCCTTTTCAGGAGGGCATTAATTAGCACCAGGTGCCCAAAGGCACAAGAAGGGCTCACAGGGATGGAGTTCTgcatcctcccaccccctccACATCCAAGGGGGCTGGAAAGGGTTTTTCCTGGAAAGGGTTAAACTATCGCAGCAGGGTGGCTCGGTCCCTCCTCAGGCATTAACCCTTCTGCAgagcctgtcaccagccaggggGCTGAGTGGGATGTGTCCACGTGTGACAGTGACACGCTTGCACCCACGCAGCCCAGGCTGTCACACACTTATGGTGTCACCTAAACTGTGGGAAGGCGTCTGACACCCTCTGCCCAGGACAGCCCCGCAATAAAGAAGCTTTCATCTTTCTCCGTCTCCAAATCGTGTGTTACACTCTGCATCCTCCACTAGTTCTGAACCCCTGAACCCTCCCAGATGGGATTTGACACTGTTCAAGATGAGCTTCACAGCACAGGGGGGTGATGGACAACCCACCTCTAGCCAGACATCAGCCTGTCCTGTTCTGAGGTGATGGGCACCAGCAATACCAACCCTCAGGAGGGGTCAGGAAGCAAGCCCCATGCTGACCTTGTCACCAAGAGTGTCACATCCAAGAGGGGTATTGTCAGCCCCCCAAAAGCCTTGCAAAGCAGGTCCCTGACCCCTATGGAAAAAATTCCTGGCTCACCTGGCACACCAGTACGTCCTGCAGCCTCCATGCCATGAGCTCACCCGATGAACTGCTCTAAATTCAACATAATCCCCTTCTCCCTTGCACGGCACTATTTTTAACCCCAAGCCTGTTCACAGCCTGGCCTCAGTGACGGCTGTGTCAGCACAAGGAGAGCagggagctgtggctgagatACACGGAGCTGAAGCTCTCCTGGGGGTTCCAGCTCCCCCCCTGCTCCACTTTCATCTTATTTGGGGTCTTTTCTAAAGAGGGTCTGGTGAGCTCCAGGGTGGAAGTCCTCACACCTTTGGAGATGCACCAGTACCCCCAGGCTGCAGGTGATTTACATTGTGTTGCTTCAACCCCGGGTTTCCAACCAGAGATGCTCCAGTTTGGCTGGTGGGTACATATGGGAGGGCAGGGAGCAAGGACGGCTCATCATCCCAGTCCTGGATGCCTACCTCTGCTTGAGTGGTCCTGCCAGGCTGGAGGATGGTGGGTGCAGGATGAATACCCTGTAATCTATTTGCAAAAGCTTTAATGAGCTTTTTATTGTGGGGAATATGGCTCCAGGTGACCTCCCTGTACCTTGATGGCTCATCCTCCTTCCTCCTATCACCCTCACCAGCCCCTGGGCGCCCACCCACCCTTCTTcctgccctgccccagccccacacagcccaaCAGCAGGGTGTCCTGCTGCCCCCAAGATCCCCAAATCATTCCCTCCACCCTTCAGAAACAACTCACCAGCCAGCAGCCTCCCCATGTCCTCCAAAAGCCGCTCACCTCCACCCTGTCCCCCAGGTCTCCCCTAGCAAGGGATGGGACAGGACTGACCCTGAGATGCAGGGCTGGGCGGCAGAGGTTGGGATGCTCCCCCAGTTCGGGGGGGAGAGGTTGAGATGCTCCCCCAGTTCGGggaacaggaggggaccgggCGCCGCAGCAGCTCCGGGGGGCGGACGGGAGGAGGACGGGCCCCGCAGCCGTTTTCCGCCAGCAGGAGTGGGTCGGTGCCATGGAAAACAAAAGGGCCCGGGGgacggggaggggaggagaagcccGACGAGGACCGAGGGAACCGGCGGTCCCGTTTGCTCCAGAGGAGCGAGGGCGAGCGGGCTCCGTCCCCCTGCAGCTGCCGGTGAAGTGGCGGGAGGGGTCGGAAAGGGGAGCGGGGAaccggggggagcggggccgggaatGAGCGGGCTGGCCGGGCCGGGGAAcgaaggagggagagagggctGGATGGTTATTCACGGCTCTGGTATGCGACGTGCCGGCCCTGCTTCCACCGCCCCCGGGCTGCCTCGGCCCGCCCCGGCCGGGGGGCAGCGAGAAAGGCGGCGGGGAGAGGTAACTGCCCCTCCAGGGGTGGGATGCTGGGGGTAGAGGGGGAGATTGGGATGGAGCCGCGGTGGAAGGGTGCTCGGGGAGCTCAAGAGGCGCGGGATCCCCCCGTCATCCCGGTGCCGCCCTGGGggtgagcccccagccctgctccccccgcATCCCGTTGCTTGGCGTGATGGGGATCTACCCCTGCAAGCTAGCATCTATGCTCTGCCTTGCTGAGATgggtggggggggaccccaaaaaacccaccagcaaGCGGCTTTAAATGCATCAGCCACGGGGTATCCCACCCCCCCAACACTGGGCTCTCACCCCTCcatcacccccagagccctctgaGCTCCTTCCCCATCCCTTGAACCCAGCCCCGGGGTGTCTATCCCTTTGTGGCTCCTtctgccccccaccccaaagtTGTCATGTGGGGCCTATTCAGCCTCTCCCTTGCCAATAAAATGTCTCCCCCCTCCTGCTCTAAATGACAGGGTTGGGGACTGGAAGGAGCAGCAAAATTTGCCTACAAGGCTCAGACAAAGGGGTCTCGCTGCCAACTCCTTGCAGAGCTGCTGTTAACCTCTTCCCGGGTGGGACACGGCTTCCAGACACCGGGAACCGAGCGTGCACAGTCCCCTTGGCAAGGCAAGGAGGGAAATAAGGAGTTAGCTTTGAAATATTTCACTCTAAGGATTTTCAGCAGCCAGGGACCCCACACTCtcttgctgagaaaaaaaaaagcacttaagaAGCTGTTTCTTTCCATGACATGGAAAAAATATAGAGATGGGGGGTTGGTTTGAGGTCTGAAAGCATGCTGAAAATCTCAGCAACTGGATGGTTTAAGGGAAGGCTGGTTGTGAAAGAGCTGGGTTGCTCTGTTTCTCCTCATTCCAGCCTCAGCAGGGTGAACTCTCAACCTCCAGCTTCCACTTTTCATCCCAAAACCTGGAGAAACAGCAACCTGGGGCTTGGTATTTCATCAAAAATCAGAAAGAGGCATTTTGTAGTGGAGAAAGGAAAGGGTTTAGGGGAAAGTTCCCCACTCATATAGGCAGTCAAAGGCTCTGCTCTTGGTGAGGAATTGCACTCTTCAGATTAGGGGATATTTCAAATAGCCTTTTCCAGCTGAAGTGCTGGAGATAACCACATGGACACCTCACTCTTCTTCCTCTTAGATCTCACCAGATCTCCGTCTTCGCTTGACCGGCCCTGTTCATTCCCCCTATCTCTGTTGTCAGGAGGAAGGATGAGGCCCCTGCTCTACTGCCTGGTGTTGGCCATGCTCCTGGGACCCTGCCTGGCCTGTCCCAGCGCCTGCTCCTGCTCCACCAAGAAGAACGGGCGGCTCTTGGCCGAGTGTGCCTACAAGGATTTGCAGGAGGTACCTGAGGGGTTGTCCTCCAACGTGACCATCCTCACCTTGTCGGCCAACAGGATTGGCTGGTTGGGGCAGGGTTCCTTCTCAGAGGTTCCCGAGGTGCAGTCGCTGTGGTTGGGCTACaaccagatcggggtggtggagCCGGGGGCTTTTGCCTTGTTGGTGCACCTGAAGAATCTTGACCTGAGCCACAACAAGATTGCAGACTTCCCCTGGCAGGACCTCCGGAACCTCAGTGGGCTGCAGATCCTGAAGATGAACAACAACCGCTTGGCCGGGCTGCCCCGGGACGCTTTCCGCTCCTTGAAGGACCTGCGCTCCCTCTGGCTCAACGACAACGAGTTGACCACCCTGGCCGAGGGCACCTTTGACAATCTTCCCTCCCTGTCTCAGCTACAGATCTTCAACAACCCCTTCAACTGCTCCTGCAAGGTCTTCTGGTTGAAGAAGTGGACCGAGAACAcctctgtctccatcaccaagGGGGGGTCCACCCTGTGCGTGGCTCCTGGGCGGCTGAAGGGCAGGGCGGTGACCGACATCCCCGACCACCACTGCGTTGCTCCCTCCGTGCAGCTCACCTACCTCTCCAACCTGGACAACACCGTCACGTATGACGGCCTCACCCTGACGCTGCACTGCAGCGTGGCAGGCAGCCCCCCGCCAGAGATCAGGTGGAAGATCCAGACCTCCAGCCGCCGCGTCGAGATCAACGGGCCCAACGTGGCACGGGACGGAAACGTCAAGCAGAGCCAAGAGCGCTTCTGGGTCTTCAAGAACGGCACCATGGCCATCCCCAACTTCAGCAAGGAGGATGAAGGCATCTACACCTGCCTTGCTGTCAATGATGTGGGCATGCGGGATGTCTCGGTCAATGTGGCTTTGGCTGGGTCAGAGAATCCAGCTGAAGACCTGCTGCGAGATGACCCCTTAGCCAGCCACCTCGGG comes from the Patagioenas fasciata isolate bPatFas1 chromosome 12, bPatFas1.hap1, whole genome shotgun sequence genome and includes:
- the ISLR gene encoding immunoglobulin superfamily containing leucine-rich repeat protein isoform X1; its protein translation is MRPLLYCLVLAMLLGPCLACPSACSCSTKKNGRLLAECAYKDLQEVPEGLSSNVTILTLSANRIGWLGQGSFSEVPEVQSLWLGYNQIGVVEPGAFALLVHLKNLDLSHNKIADFPWQDLRNLSGLQILKMNNNRLAGLPRDAFRSLKDLRSLWLNDNELTTLAEGTFDNLPSLSQLQIFNNPFNCSCKVFWLKKWTENTSVSITKGGSTLCVAPGRLKGRAVTDIPDHHCVAPSVQLTYLSNLDNTVTYDGLTLTLHCSVAGSPPPEIRWKIQTSSRRVEINGPNVARDGNVKQSQERFWVFKNGTMAIPNFSKEDEGIYTCLAVNDVGMRDVSVNVALAGSENPAEDLLRDDPLASHLGGRSCYKGDEMDPSGAGEKLVIVYHMPRESKSRAGGTVPQVPLGTLLLALGIALCH
- the ISLR gene encoding immunoglobulin superfamily containing leucine-rich repeat protein isoform X2; amino-acid sequence: MQGWAAEVGMLPQFGGERLRCSPSSGNRRGPGAAAAPGGGREEDGPRSRFPPAGVGRCHGKQKGPGDGEGRRSPTRTEGTGGPVCSRGARASGLRPPAAAGGRMRPLLYCLVLAMLLGPCLACPSACSCSTKKNGRLLAECAYKDLQEVPEGLSSNVTILTLSANRIGWLGQGSFSEVPEVQSLWLGYNQIGVVEPGAFALLVHLKNLDLSHNKIADFPWQDLRNLSGLQILKMNNNRLAGLPRDAFRSLKDLRSLWLNDNELTTLAEGTFDNLPSLSQLQIFNNPFNCSCKVFWLKKWTENTSVSITKGGSTLCVAPGRLKGRAVTDIPDHHCVAPSVQLTYLSNLDNTVTYDGLTLTLHCSVAGSPPPEIRWKIQTSSRRVEINGPNVARDGNVKQSQERFWVFKNGTMAIPNFSKEDEGIYTCLAVNDVGMRDVSVNVALAGSENPAEDLLRDDPLASHLGGRSCYKGDEMDPSGAGEKLVIVYHMPRESKSRAGGTVPQVPLGTLLLALGIALCH